One window from the genome of Plasmodium relictum strain SGS1 genome assembly, chromosome: 12 encodes:
- a CDS encoding oxidoreductase, putative, protein MTSVKHPKISVLGAGDIGCALAHMICEKNLGDVVLHDFRKDLPKGRALDILHTRPLNRSRINILGTNEITDIKDSLVVVVTIEVSEREFAEFDEEDIEKQVYTSNVKLLKDVAKSIKKHCPQAFVVVTTSPVDCMAKVLQENGNIPPHKICGMAGVLHSARFRHNLAEKLRINPGDVQGFVIGAHGDKMVPLPRYCCVNGIPLNDFTKKGAITDKEINQIVEKTRNTGLELLELLPEGSACFAPSLAIVEIIEAYLKDLKRVLVCSVLLNGQYGHKGVFAGIPVVIGGKGIEKIIELDLNAQEKELFDDSLKHISYLFDNYKHEAVVDEETKPN, encoded by the exons atgacTTCAGTCAAACACCCTAAAATAAGTGTATTAGGTGCAGGAGATATCGGTTGTGCTTTGGCTCATATGATTtgtgaaaaaaatttaggtGATGTTGTTTTACATGATTTTAGAAAag aTTTACCAAAAGGAAGAGCATTAGATATTTTACACACAAGGCCTTTAAATAGATCTAGGATAAATATATTAGGAACAAATGAAATAACAGATATAAAAGATTCATTAGTTGTAGTAGTAACAATAGAAGTATCAGAACGTGAATTTGCTGAATTCGATGAAGAAGACATAGAAAAACAAGTATATACATCCAATGTAAAACTATTAAAGGATGTAGCAAAATCTATTAAAAAACATTGTCCTCAAGCTTTTGTTGTAGTAACTACGAGTCCTGTTGATTGCATGGCAAAAGTTTTACAAGAGAATGGAAACATACCACCTCATAAAATTTGCGGAATGGCTGGTGTTTTACATAGTGCAAGATTCAGACATAATTTAGCCGAAAAATTAAGA ATAAATCCAGGTGATGTTCAGGGATTTGTAATAGGAGCACACGGAGATAAAATGGTCCCTCTACCAAGATATTGTTGTGTAAATGGTATACCATTAAAtgattttacaaaaaaaggAGCTATAACtgataaagaaattaatCAGATAGTTGAAAAGACAAGAAATACAGGTTTAGAATTACTAGAATTATTACCTGAAGGATCAGCGTGTTTTGCTCCTTCTCTAGCTATTGTTGAAATTATTGAAGCttatttaaaagatttaaaaagAGTTCTCGTTTGTTCAGTTTTATTAAATGGCCAATATGGCCATAAGGGAGTTTTTGCTGGAATTCCAGTAGTAATAGGAGGTAAAGgcatagaaaaaataattgaacTTGATTTGAATGCGCAAGAAAAAGAACTTTTTGATGATTCTCTAAAACATATCAGTTATTTATTCGATAATTACAAACATGAAGCAGTAGTAGATGAAGAAACAAAACCAAACTAa
- the FIS1 gene encoding mitochondrial fission 1 protein, putative, with the protein MDSPEFLKIELQRLKSDYETELSVDHVMPKTQFDYACLLICSSDMKNIKFASSLLHELLLINYNRIDCLYQLAIAHIKLRDYKKAKNYLNALLKIDARNSNALALKSLLFDLISSDGLIGALLVALTVCGIYLSFKSFKYF; encoded by the exons atggacaGTCCAGAATTTCTTAAAATAGAACTTCAAAGATTAAAAAGTGATTACGAAACT gagTTATCAGTTGATCACGTAATGCCTAAAACTCAATTTGACTATGCTTGTTTATTAATATGCTCGTcagatatgaaaaatataaagtttgCTTCTTCATTATTACATGAATTATtacttataaattataatcgTATTGATTGTTTATATCAGTTGGCTATAGCacatataaaattaagagattataaaaaagcaaaaaattatttaaatgctttattaaaaatagatgCTAGGAATAGTAATGCACTAGCTTTAAAAAGTTTACTTTTTGATTTGATATCATCAGATGGGCTAATAGGTGCATTATTGGTTGCACTTACAGTATGTggaatatatttatcttttaaatcttttaaatatttttaa